In the Leptospira limi genome, one interval contains:
- the lpxK gene encoding tetraacyldisaccharide 4'-kinase, whose product MKVFFTLFLPLTWLYQFLFWLSQRRKKTTVLPNTLVISVGNITVGGTGKTPFVQYLVQYFQKTNKDYAISILSRGYKAKLSKEGAILTDGHSPNLFGDEPSEHKERFPSVQVMIGQNRIGSFLKHNQIQSKQHIVILDDGFQHNQIHRDFDIVLLDNNAPFGNGFTIPLGYLREPISHLKRANVIVFTKITKTNQKEFEKGKGTLDQLGIQLPTFGSSFQADAYQINLDTFGQSLVPKNSLKREASTSDSYFLFTGVGNPNHVLETTISTLNTNQIQSRFFPDHYEFEETVLLALLDGKDEKTIFVTTEKDWVKVRTQNKFIEEMKRKKMQLLVIRVDVVLEEQSVFESMLAHLVSTYEVKNGLVSKPS is encoded by the coding sequence ATGAAAGTTTTTTTCACTTTATTTTTACCTCTTACTTGGTTGTATCAGTTTCTCTTTTGGTTGTCTCAAAGGAGAAAAAAAACAACCGTTTTACCAAATACCTTAGTGATCAGTGTTGGAAACATCACGGTTGGTGGTACTGGGAAAACTCCTTTTGTTCAGTATTTAGTCCAATACTTTCAAAAAACAAACAAAGATTATGCGATTTCAATCTTATCACGTGGATACAAAGCAAAATTGTCAAAAGAAGGTGCAATCCTTACTGATGGTCATTCTCCAAATCTATTTGGAGATGAACCTAGCGAACACAAAGAACGTTTTCCTAGTGTTCAAGTGATGATTGGGCAGAATCGAATTGGTAGTTTTCTCAAACACAATCAAATTCAGTCCAAACAACATATTGTGATTTTGGATGATGGATTCCAACACAACCAAATTCATAGAGATTTTGACATTGTATTACTCGACAATAATGCTCCCTTTGGAAATGGTTTTACGATTCCACTTGGGTATTTACGAGAACCAATTTCGCATTTAAAACGTGCAAACGTCATTGTATTTACAAAAATTACGAAAACAAATCAAAAAGAATTCGAAAAAGGAAAAGGAACACTCGACCAATTAGGAATTCAATTGCCTACCTTTGGTTCTTCTTTCCAAGCAGATGCCTACCAAATCAATTTAGATACATTCGGACAATCATTGGTTCCCAAAAATTCTTTAAAGCGAGAAGCTTCAACTAGCGATAGTTATTTTTTGTTTACTGGTGTTGGGAATCCAAATCATGTTTTGGAAACAACGATCTCTACCTTAAATACTAATCAAATCCAATCTCGATTTTTCCCTGACCATTATGAATTTGAAGAAACTGTATTACTCGCTTTACTGGATGGTAAAGATGAAAAAACGATTTTTGTGACAACGGAAAAAGATTGGGTAAAAGTTAGAACACAAAACAAATTTATCGAAGAAATGAAACGTAAAAAAATGCAACTTCTTGTCATCAGAGTTGATGTGGTGTTAGAAGAACAATCTGTTTTTGAGTCTATGTTAGCTCATCTCGTTTCCACTTACGAAGTAAAAAACGGTCTGGTTTCAAAGCCTTCTTAA
- the flhF gene encoding flagellar biosynthesis protein FlhF: MDFVKIRGKDLQDCIMQMKMKYGPEAHLYDQRVITEGGLFGTGLMAQRMYEIDVGVPEKQNSKERIERKLKDLKELIKQKQRTESLPVSGLVGVGVGSSSQNTNLSYNNRKKNIESVRPFSERKRRQDQTIYEIESYEERPVGLSLAEAKESFLEPKTETFPQTKERHPHIQKLVDRLLREGFSESYLEEMAVSLTSRLSAVDLSRYANVTDKAVTYLEERIQVDSDLFSGTPRGKRKVVFFVGPTGSGKTTSIAKLAAKYSLHMGKKVSLYTTDNYRIAAIDQLKFYADAMGLPFYAAKDLRKWKEAILRDGSELILVDTAGYSHRKSENLEKLQEFYQVFGEKDHIETILVLSSTVSKDNALAVTNAYESVGYKRILLTKLDEAEFLGSVVELADTIHREFAFLSVGQDVPFDILNATKKILAECVIFPEKLKGIAGEVFEKTV, encoded by the coding sequence ATGGATTTTGTGAAAATCCGAGGCAAAGACTTACAAGACTGCATCATGCAGATGAAAATGAAATATGGTCCCGAGGCCCATTTGTATGACCAACGAGTGATCACAGAAGGGGGTCTCTTTGGAACAGGCCTTATGGCGCAGCGCATGTATGAAATCGATGTGGGTGTCCCTGAAAAACAAAATTCGAAAGAACGAATCGAACGTAAACTCAAAGACCTCAAAGAACTCATCAAACAAAAACAAAGAACAGAATCCCTCCCTGTATCTGGACTTGTGGGAGTTGGTGTCGGTTCTTCATCACAAAACACAAACCTATCTTATAACAATCGTAAAAAAAATATAGAATCTGTTCGCCCTTTTTCCGAACGCAAACGTAGACAAGACCAAACCATTTACGAAATCGAATCGTATGAAGAAAGACCTGTTGGTTTGTCTTTAGCAGAAGCGAAGGAATCGTTCCTCGAACCAAAAACAGAAACATTTCCCCAAACAAAAGAAAGACACCCTCATATCCAAAAGCTCGTCGATCGTCTGTTACGTGAAGGATTTTCTGAATCTTACTTAGAGGAAATGGCTGTCAGTTTGACTTCACGCCTTTCCGCAGTGGACCTAAGTCGTTATGCGAATGTCACAGACAAAGCAGTGACTTATTTAGAAGAAAGGATCCAAGTGGATTCGGATCTTTTTAGTGGAACCCCTCGTGGCAAACGTAAGGTTGTTTTTTTTGTAGGACCTACAGGTTCAGGAAAAACAACATCCATTGCAAAGTTAGCTGCTAAGTACAGTTTGCATATGGGGAAAAAAGTTTCTCTGTATACAACAGACAATTACCGCATTGCGGCCATTGACCAATTGAAGTTTTATGCTGATGCCATGGGCCTTCCGTTTTATGCGGCCAAAGACTTACGCAAATGGAAAGAGGCCATCCTCCGAGATGGATCCGAACTCATCTTAGTGGATACGGCTGGATACTCGCACCGTAAATCGGAAAACCTGGAAAAACTTCAGGAATTCTACCAAGTTTTTGGGGAAAAGGATCATATTGAAACCATCTTGGTACTTTCCTCTACGGTTTCCAAAGACAATGCCCTTGCGGTAACAAACGCGTATGAGTCGGTCGGTTATAAAAGAATTTTATTAACCAAGCTCGATGAAGCAGAATTTTTAGGTTCTGTAGTAGAATTAGCCGATACTATTCACAGGGAATTCGCATTCTTAAGTGTTGGCCAGGATGTTCCATTTGATATCCTAAATGCCACCAAAAAAATCCTTGCCGAATGTGTAATTTTCCCTGAAAAATTGAAAGGGATAGCGGGCGAAGTCTTCGAGAAGACTGTGTAA
- the whiG gene encoding RNA polymerase sigma factor WhiG, producing the protein MSRLLDKYNQFDETDLWKQYRVKKDAEIRSYLVEKYSPLVKHVAGRIAIGMPQNVEFEDLVSYGVFGLLDAIEKFDPSREIKFKTYAMTRIRGSIFDELRSVDWIPRSIRQKAKQLENIIAMLENKEGKKVDDEEIAKELGVSMEEYNSLLAKLSGTSLVSLNDIWFLGDENDEVSFMETLESPMNMNPDNIIEKEEIKNVIVEAIQSLPEKEKKVIVLYYYEDLTLKEIGEVLEVTESRISQLHTKAVARLRSKLSKVKSAIQKR; encoded by the coding sequence ATGTCAAGATTGCTAGACAAATACAATCAGTTTGATGAGACAGATCTTTGGAAACAATACCGTGTCAAAAAAGACGCGGAGATCCGAAGTTACCTTGTTGAAAAATATTCACCTCTCGTCAAACACGTGGCTGGGCGGATTGCGATCGGAATGCCACAAAATGTGGAATTCGAAGACCTCGTCAGTTATGGCGTCTTTGGTCTGTTAGATGCGATAGAGAAGTTTGACCCTTCTCGCGAAATTAAATTCAAAACATATGCGATGACCCGTATCCGTGGGTCCATTTTTGACGAACTCAGAAGTGTGGACTGGATCCCTCGTTCCATCCGCCAAAAAGCAAAACAACTCGAAAACATCATTGCCATGCTCGAAAACAAAGAGGGCAAAAAAGTCGATGATGAAGAGATCGCCAAAGAACTTGGTGTCTCAATGGAAGAGTACAACTCTCTCCTTGCTAAGTTATCCGGCACCTCACTTGTTTCTTTGAATGATATTTGGTTTCTCGGAGATGAGAATGATGAAGTTTCCTTTATGGAAACCTTAGAGTCTCCGATGAATATGAACCCAGACAATATCATCGAAAAAGAAGAAATCAAAAACGTAATTGTCGAAGCCATCCAATCCCTACCTGAAAAAGAGAAAAAAGTTATCGTACTTTATTATTACGAAGACTTAACCTTAAAAGAGATTGGAGAAGTGTTAGAAGTCACTGAGTCTAGAATTTCTCAACTTCATACCAAAGCAGTCGCAAGACTCCGCAGTAAACTTTCTAAAGTCAAATCAGCGATCCAAAAAAGGTAA
- a CDS encoding thioredoxin fold domain-containing protein produces MYRFTTLVFSFILCSSLSAESSWGNSIQKGFETAKQENKFIIVDVFADWCTYCMVLEKEIFPDPEVSRILDQFVRVRLDGEEFPNLRKKYNVEGYPTILFLDGDGNFVTKIVGLATKEDIVSLSKRILQEPNLESFLKTEIRKEKENPHLNFRLGLLYFQNKEYEKAEEQFLASIQKSKNIPIVKENSHFNLNLIRSVNGPKDGAVSSWKEFIKNYPNSKRITTAKLYYGISLKESGDLKLAKSILTEIQPKLVSESDKTICKETLLQIEKGF; encoded by the coding sequence ATGTACCGTTTTACCACTCTAGTTTTTTCCTTCATTTTATGCTCGAGTTTATCTGCTGAGTCAAGTTGGGGCAATTCCATTCAAAAGGGATTTGAAACCGCCAAACAGGAAAATAAATTCATTATCGTTGATGTATTTGCAGATTGGTGTACGTATTGTATGGTTTTGGAAAAAGAAATTTTCCCGGACCCAGAAGTGAGTCGCATCTTAGACCAATTCGTTCGAGTACGACTCGATGGGGAAGAATTTCCAAACCTCCGCAAAAAATACAATGTCGAAGGTTATCCTACGATTTTGTTCTTAGATGGGGATGGAAATTTTGTAACAAAGATAGTAGGCCTTGCAACCAAGGAAGATATTGTCTCCCTATCAAAAAGGATTTTACAAGAACCAAACTTAGAATCTTTTTTAAAAACTGAAATCAGAAAAGAAAAAGAGAACCCTCATTTAAACTTTCGTTTAGGATTGTTATACTTTCAAAACAAGGAATATGAAAAAGCTGAAGAACAATTTCTCGCTTCCATTCAAAAATCTAAAAACATTCCCATCGTAAAAGAGAATTCTCACTTTAATTTAAATTTGATTCGATCTGTCAATGGACCAAAAGATGGTGCTGTATCTTCTTGGAAAGAATTCATCAAAAATTATCCAAATTCAAAACGAATCACAACTGCAAAATTGTATTATGGGATTAGTTTAAAAGAATCGGGAGACTTAAAACTTGCAAAATCCATCCTTACCGAGATCCAACCGAAGTTAGTCTCGGAGTCAGACAAAACAATTTGTAAAGAAACTCTCCTACAAATCGAAAAAGGTTTTTAA
- the mnmD gene encoding tRNA (5-methylaminomethyl-2-thiouridine)(34)-methyltransferase MnmD: MDPNNHKHGIEMKDGVPVSLSFDDVYFSKEGGWEESRYVFVEGNQIPSVLSAGETEVISIGELGFGTGLNVFVTLDLWLGAENPPSLEYFSLEGFPLPKETLLTLNHSFPNKPLWTETLLKSYEEQFQKWEENPNEREWKTQFLHPKGKAKFHVHLFFGDVGECLNEFPIIDFWYLDGFSPSKNPKMWSEDTLSKLRNHSKTGTRFSTFTAAGFIRRNLEGLGFYIQKQKGFGKKREMLTGVLR, translated from the coding sequence ATGGATCCAAACAATCATAAACACGGAATTGAAATGAAGGATGGAGTTCCCGTATCTCTTTCGTTCGATGATGTATACTTTTCCAAAGAAGGTGGATGGGAAGAATCCCGTTACGTGTTTGTGGAAGGGAACCAAATCCCAAGTGTATTATCTGCAGGCGAAACCGAAGTTATATCCATTGGAGAATTAGGGTTTGGTACGGGACTCAATGTATTTGTGACCTTAGATCTATGGTTAGGTGCAGAGAATCCACCTTCACTAGAGTATTTCAGTTTAGAAGGATTCCCTTTACCGAAAGAAACCTTACTCACACTGAATCATTCCTTTCCCAACAAACCTTTATGGACTGAAACATTACTTAAGTCTTATGAGGAACAATTCCAAAAATGGGAAGAGAACCCAAATGAGAGGGAGTGGAAAACACAATTCCTTCACCCCAAGGGAAAGGCAAAGTTTCATGTCCATTTGTTCTTTGGTGATGTGGGTGAATGTTTAAATGAGTTTCCAATCATCGATTTTTGGTATTTGGATGGATTTTCACCAAGTAAAAATCCGAAGATGTGGTCCGAGGATACATTATCAAAACTACGGAATCATTCTAAAACGGGAACTCGATTTTCAACATTCACGGCAGCTGGTTTCATTCGCAGGAATTTGGAAGGATTGGGGTTTTATATCCAAAAACAAAAAGGGTTTGGGAAAAAAAGAGAAATGTTAACTGGAGTTTTGCGTTAA
- a CDS encoding DUF370 domain-containing protein has translation MSSFPVLNVGFSNVVFVSKILTILLADSAGAKRLRTEAKSENRLIDATCGRKTRSVLVLDSGHILLSAIRPESLSKRLETGDNHIGEGEEESED, from the coding sequence ATGTCTTCGTTTCCGGTTCTCAATGTAGGATTCTCTAACGTTGTTTTTGTTTCCAAGATTCTGACCATTTTGTTGGCAGATTCAGCTGGGGCAAAACGACTCCGAACCGAAGCAAAATCGGAGAACCGTCTCATTGACGCTACCTGTGGACGGAAAACTAGGTCTGTGTTAGTCCTTGACTCAGGCCATATTCTGTTATCAGCCATTCGCCCTGAAAGTTTATCCAAACGTTTGGAAACCGGTGATAATCACATTGGAGAAGGGGAAGAGGAGTCAGAAGATTGA
- the hisE gene encoding phosphoribosyl-ATP diphosphatase: MEFLLKLEDLLRKRKEELPEKSYTAELFRDGVDRILKKIGEEAGEVIIAAKNPNEKELIHEIADLVFHLEVLMVEKGISLSTIAKELEKRHS; this comes from the coding sequence ATGGAATTTTTATTAAAATTGGAAGATTTACTCCGCAAACGAAAAGAAGAATTACCTGAAAAATCTTACACTGCTGAATTGTTTCGCGACGGTGTTGACCGTATCCTTAAAAAAATCGGTGAGGAAGCGGGTGAGGTCATCATTGCTGCAAAAAATCCAAACGAAAAAGAACTCATTCACGAAATTGCAGATTTGGTTTTCCATTTAGAAGTATTGATGGTGGAAAAAGGGATTAGTTTATCAACGATCGCAAAAGAATTAGAAAAAAGACACAGTTAA
- a CDS encoding MinD/ParA family protein, which translates to MDQAANLRKLTETGTGLKLVQPQDAAKKTKIIAVASGKGGVGKSTVSVNLAISIAKTGLKVLIFDGDLGLANVNVLLGIIPKYNLYHVVKGHKSLKDIVISTPEGVDIIAGASGYSQLANLNETQRNNLIKGFAELDRYDVMIIDTGAGISANVIGLVMPADEVVVVTTPEPTSITDSYGLIKSIVSQSKDKNLKIIVNRVRSAIEGKKVADRVIDISGQFLEVQVENLGFIFQDEEVEKSIREQKPFIIGAPRSKAAACLTRVTHTLLQTEGGYDDEEGLTGFFKKFFSFVDFKEKEMESRMEEDN; encoded by the coding sequence ATGGACCAAGCAGCAAATCTTCGAAAGTTAACAGAAACTGGTACTGGATTAAAACTCGTTCAACCCCAGGACGCCGCTAAAAAAACCAAAATCATTGCGGTTGCCTCTGGAAAGGGAGGAGTGGGGAAAAGTACAGTCTCTGTCAACTTAGCCATCTCCATCGCCAAAACTGGTCTTAAGGTTCTCATCTTTGATGGTGACTTGGGCCTTGCCAATGTAAACGTCCTTCTCGGCATCATTCCGAAATACAATTTATATCATGTGGTGAAAGGCCATAAGTCCTTAAAAGACATCGTCATTTCCACTCCCGAGGGTGTGGACATCATTGCAGGGGCCTCTGGGTATTCCCAACTTGCCAACCTCAATGAAACCCAAAGAAACAACCTCATCAAAGGTTTTGCGGAACTCGATCGTTATGATGTGATGATCATAGATACAGGTGCAGGGATTTCGGCAAACGTCATTGGTCTTGTGATGCCAGCGGATGAAGTAGTGGTTGTCACAACACCAGAACCAACCTCCATTACAGATTCCTATGGTCTTATCAAATCCATTGTTTCTCAATCCAAAGACAAAAACCTCAAAATCATAGTGAACCGTGTGCGTTCTGCCATTGAAGGGAAAAAAGTGGCCGACCGAGTGATTGATATCTCTGGTCAATTTTTGGAAGTCCAAGTGGAAAACTTAGGTTTTATCTTCCAAGATGAAGAAGTAGAAAAATCCATCCGGGAACAAAAACCATTTATCATTGGAGCACCTCGTTCCAAAGCAGCGGCTTGTCTCACACGAGTCACGCACACCCTCTTACAAACAGAAGGTGGTTATGATGATGAAGAAGGCCTCACCGGATTTTTTAAGAAATTCTTTAGCTTTGTCGACTTCAAGGAAAAAGAAATGGAATCGAGAATGGAGGAAGACAACTAA
- the mnmC gene encoding FAD-dependent 5-carboxymethylaminomethyl-2-thiouridine(34) oxidoreductase MnmC, which translates to MNPSQSKTALVVGAGIAGASVCYALSKQNIKTILLESESSAAEKASGNPIGVVYPFLTKHKTLESEFSLLAYQYFLKLWESLDLGKRVPHVDGIHFLLDSPSAYDRYSHSLRSHHIPESLVCLSKEPNSNLDALLFPKGKALSPVSLTKELIRIANPMEQYQTKLLSWEVNEENGNIICHTEKEILSVDYLFLTQGYQFLMDPKLQWIPMKQVRGQIVRIPSSNFQNQYSILYGDYLTAEVGGERVLGASFDEFHLEEKPRPKETFDLWNGLHSKLPNLLKNWNEIDIQNFGTRVSYRTQSQDRHPVVGKLPNLSLLDTSIKYQNLFRKNAKTFEIPYYETVGILNGLGSRGLTHALLAAEILVCDLLSQTLEISDTIKKALKPDRFLLRKWKRDELT; encoded by the coding sequence GTGAACCCATCTCAATCCAAAACAGCTTTGGTTGTGGGAGCAGGAATTGCTGGTGCGAGCGTATGTTATGCACTTTCCAAACAAAACATCAAAACCATTTTATTAGAATCAGAATCTAGTGCTGCCGAAAAAGCAAGTGGCAATCCAATCGGAGTTGTGTATCCTTTTCTCACCAAACACAAAACGCTTGAGTCTGAATTTTCTCTACTTGCATATCAGTATTTTTTAAAACTTTGGGAATCTTTGGATTTAGGAAAACGCGTGCCACATGTGGATGGAATCCATTTTTTACTCGATTCCCCTTCAGCTTATGACCGTTATTCGCACTCCCTACGTTCCCATCACATCCCAGAATCATTGGTATGTCTTTCCAAAGAACCAAATTCAAATTTAGATGCGTTACTATTTCCAAAAGGGAAAGCGCTTTCCCCAGTTTCTCTCACAAAAGAACTCATTCGCATCGCAAATCCGATGGAACAATACCAAACAAAACTGCTTTCTTGGGAAGTGAATGAAGAAAATGGAAACATAATTTGTCATACTGAAAAAGAAATTTTAAGTGTTGATTATTTATTCTTAACACAAGGATACCAATTTTTAATGGATCCAAAACTCCAATGGATCCCTATGAAACAAGTACGTGGACAAATTGTACGAATCCCATCATCCAATTTCCAAAACCAATATTCCATTTTGTATGGAGATTATTTAACTGCAGAAGTTGGTGGCGAACGAGTATTAGGCGCGAGTTTTGACGAGTTTCATTTAGAAGAAAAACCGAGACCAAAGGAAACATTCGATTTATGGAATGGCTTACATTCAAAACTTCCAAACTTACTCAAAAATTGGAATGAAATCGATATCCAAAATTTTGGCACTCGAGTGAGTTATAGAACCCAGTCCCAAGACAGACATCCAGTTGTCGGTAAACTTCCAAATTTATCACTTTTAGACACATCGATAAAATACCAAAATTTATTCCGAAAAAACGCCAAAACCTTTGAAATTCCTTATTATGAAACGGTTGGGATTCTGAATGGGCTCGGATCTCGTGGGTTAACACACGCCCTACTCGCTGCTGAAATTTTAGTTTGTGATCTTCTCTCTCAGACGTTAGAGATTTCTGACACGATTAAGAAGGCTTTGAAACCAGACCGTTTTTTACTTCGTAAGTGGAAACGAGATGAGCTAACATAG
- a CDS encoding FapA family protein: MSLTEFLTEELKEFDRKEKEQVEVIADTIEECLAIASSHLGRKVHEIDYTVLKRGKKSLFFSEPYHIRASVIPDDMLLDELSLLDEHLTGGSGKLVSKELKELVTPKNKDGRVVVKIYRTGVFLTVYPPSGEGLEMTMADVSKKLSFRGVAGVDQNLINKILKEKKGEPVLISNQKPKPGNDSSCNVEIAQENMRAFVTVFPARPGGRDLEVADIVAALKGMGVAHGLKEDEIRKHLDEEVHNKPFIGAEGDFPVNGKNAEVKYYVRTEKKINFKEDQSGRVDYKDLDMIENVVVGQLLAEKLPAEKGKFGRNLFGMVLPAKDGLDTELKQGKGTILSEDKMRLTAEVNGQVLYAAGRLSVETVYRINGDVGVRTGNVTFLGSIIITGNVEDNYSVKAAGNIEIYGTVQKAIVEADGDIIVRQGVTGREEARIESTGGNIVAKFIQNATCITEKDIIVQEGILHSHLMAGGKISCKGKRGQIVGGTIQAAQLISAKIIGSQANPQTDLIVGNNPKILKQISEFEEKKKENQDKLDQLTKTMRTLKARKDADPASFTAEQDAHLQKLEAGTKKLEKRIAEASKDIQTLTEYMDEQAANGRVSVEKTIFPGVTIRIRNAEYKLRHETKAKTFYEEESQVRSQPYEDPDETKNDWRKKRGRGKSKN; this comes from the coding sequence ATGTCTCTCACGGAATTTCTTACAGAGGAACTGAAAGAGTTCGATCGTAAGGAAAAAGAACAAGTGGAAGTCATTGCCGATACCATCGAAGAATGTCTGGCAATTGCTTCAAGTCACTTGGGTCGTAAAGTTCACGAAATCGATTATACTGTTTTAAAACGCGGAAAAAAATCCTTATTTTTTTCTGAACCCTATCATATCCGAGCATCTGTTATCCCTGATGATATGTTACTAGATGAACTCAGTTTATTAGATGAACACCTAACGGGTGGTAGTGGAAAATTAGTCTCCAAAGAATTAAAAGAACTTGTTACACCAAAAAACAAAGACGGCCGAGTCGTTGTCAAAATATACAGAACAGGTGTGTTTTTAACTGTTTACCCTCCTTCCGGGGAAGGTCTCGAAATGACAATGGCGGATGTTTCCAAAAAACTGTCGTTTCGTGGTGTGGCAGGTGTTGACCAAAACCTCATTAATAAAATCCTCAAAGAGAAAAAAGGGGAACCAGTTCTTATCTCCAACCAAAAACCGAAACCTGGAAACGACTCCAGTTGTAATGTGGAGATTGCCCAAGAGAATATGCGTGCTTTTGTCACTGTATTTCCGGCAAGGCCTGGTGGGCGTGATTTAGAAGTAGCCGATATCGTTGCCGCCTTAAAAGGGATGGGTGTTGCTCATGGTTTAAAAGAAGACGAAATCCGAAAACATTTGGATGAAGAAGTCCATAACAAACCATTCATTGGCGCCGAAGGTGATTTCCCTGTGAACGGGAAAAATGCCGAAGTCAAATACTATGTTCGCACAGAAAAGAAAATCAATTTCAAAGAAGACCAATCCGGTCGTGTGGACTACAAAGATTTGGATATGATCGAAAACGTTGTCGTTGGACAATTATTAGCTGAAAAGCTCCCTGCCGAAAAAGGTAAGTTTGGTCGTAATTTATTTGGAATGGTATTACCAGCCAAGGATGGTTTGGACACCGAACTCAAACAAGGGAAAGGAACCATTCTCTCCGAAGACAAGATGCGCCTAACGGCCGAAGTCAATGGCCAAGTGTTATACGCTGCTGGTCGTCTGTCTGTGGAAACTGTCTACCGCATCAATGGGGATGTGGGAGTTCGAACAGGAAACGTGACTTTCCTTGGTTCCATCATCATTACAGGAAACGTCGAAGACAATTATTCTGTCAAAGCGGCAGGGAATATCGAAATTTATGGAACGGTCCAAAAGGCCATTGTGGAAGCAGATGGGGACATCATCGTCCGCCAAGGGGTCACAGGGCGTGAAGAGGCAAGGATTGAGTCCACTGGCGGGAATATCGTCGCCAAGTTCATCCAGAACGCCACATGCATCACAGAAAAAGACATCATCGTCCAAGAAGGGATTTTGCATTCCCATCTCATGGCTGGGGGAAAAATTTCCTGCAAAGGGAAACGGGGGCAAATTGTGGGGGGGACCATCCAAGCAGCCCAACTCATATCTGCCAAAATCATTGGTTCCCAAGCAAACCCACAAACCGATCTAATCGTAGGAAACAATCCAAAGATCTTAAAACAAATTAGTGAGTTTGAAGAGAAGAAAAAAGAAAACCAAGACAAACTCGACCAACTCACAAAAACCATGCGTACCCTCAAAGCAAGAAAAGACGCTGACCCTGCGAGTTTTACTGCGGAACAAGATGCCCATTTACAAAAATTAGAAGCAGGAACCAAAAAACTCGAAAAACGAATCGCTGAGGCCAGTAAGGACATCCAAACCCTCACAGAATACATGGATGAACAGGCAGCAAATGGTCGTGTTTCCGTAGAAAAGACCATCTTTCCAGGTGTTACCATCCGTATCCGCAATGCAGAATACAAACTCCGCCACGAGACCAAGGCCAAAACCTTCTACGAAGAAGAGTCCCAAGTCCGAAGCCAGCCATATGAAGATCCAGACGAAACGAAAAATGACTGGAGAAAAAAGAGAGGGCGTGGTAAGTCTAAGAATTAG
- a CDS encoding guanylate kinase produces the protein MKAIPNLYIISSVAGGGKSTIIQALLKENPEFYFSISCTTRDPRPGDEEGKTYYFLTIPEFQKRIAAGEFYEWAEVHGNYYGTPKAPILEAIKEHRVALLDLDVQGAKSVKELRPESVTIFIEPPSREIWIERLIRRGTDSKTSIEKRIENGIHELDEAPSFDYVVVNDKLEDAITEVKAILCGTKT, from the coding sequence TTGAAAGCAATTCCGAATCTTTACATCATCTCTTCTGTTGCTGGTGGAGGAAAATCGACCATCATCCAAGCCCTTCTCAAAGAAAACCCAGAGTTTTATTTTTCCATTTCCTGTACGACACGGGACCCACGGCCTGGGGATGAAGAAGGGAAAACTTATTATTTTCTAACCATCCCTGAGTTCCAAAAAAGAATTGCTGCTGGTGAGTTTTATGAATGGGCGGAAGTCCATGGCAATTATTATGGAACTCCAAAAGCTCCTATCTTAGAGGCTATCAAGGAACATCGTGTGGCACTTCTCGATTTAGATGTCCAAGGTGCCAAATCGGTAAAGGAACTAAGGCCTGAATCCGTAACCATTTTCATCGAACCACCAAGCCGTGAGATTTGGATTGAACGCCTCATCCGTAGAGGGACTGATTCTAAAACAAGTATCGAAAAACGGATTGAAAATGGAATTCATGAACTAGATGAAGCACCTAGCTTTGATTATGTGGTTGTGAATGATAAATTAGAAGATGCCATCACTGAAGTGAAGGCAATTCTTTGTGGTACAAAAACTTAA